From Pongo pygmaeus isolate AG05252 chromosome 1, NHGRI_mPonPyg2-v2.0_pri, whole genome shotgun sequence, one genomic window encodes:
- the ANKRD34A gene encoding ankyrin repeat domain-containing protein 34A encodes MLHTEGHALLRAVGQGKLRLARLLLEGGAYVNEGDAQGETALMAACRARYDDPQNKARMVRYLLEQGADPNIADRLGRTALMHACAGGGGAAVASLLLAHGADPSVRDHAGASALVHALDRGDRETLATLLDACKAKGTEVIIITTDTSPSGTKKTRQYLNSPPSPGVEDPAPASPSPGVCTSPSEIQLQTAGGGGRGMLSPRAQEEEEKRDVFEFPLPKPPDDPSPSEPLPKPPRHPPKPLKRLNSEPWGLVAPPQPVPPTEGRPGIERLTAEFNGLTLTGRPRLSRRHSTEGPEDPPPWAEKVTSAGPLSRRNTAPEAQESGPPSGLRQKLSRMEPVELDTPGHLCPDSPESSRLSLERRRYSASPLTLPPAGSAPSPRQSQESLPGAVSPLSGRRRSPGLLERRGSGTLLLDHISQTRPGFLPPLNVSPHPPIPDIRPQPGGRAPSLPAPPYAGAPGSPRTKRKLVRRHSMQTEQIRLLGSFQSLGGPGEPGR; translated from the coding sequence ATGTTGCACACCGAGGGCCACGCTCTTCTTCGGGCGGTGGGTCAGGGTAAGCTACGCTTGGCCCGTTTGCTTCTGGAGGGAGGCGCCTACGTGAATGAGGGTGATGCGCAGGGGGAGACTGCGCTAATGGCAGCCTGTCGGGCCCGCTACGACGACCCCCAGAACAAGGCACGCATGGTACGCTACCTTCTGGAGCAAGGCGCGGACCCCAATATCGCAGACCGATTAGGGCGCACGGCGCTCATGCACGCTTGCGCCGGGGGTGGGGGCGCCGCGGTGGCCTCGCTGCTCCTTGCCCACGGCGCAGACCCCTCAGTCCGAGATCACGCGGGCGCCTCGGCTCTTGTCCACGCCCTGGACCGCGGGGACCGCGAGACCCTTGCCACACTGCTGGACGCCTGCAAGGCCAAGGGCACGGaggtcatcatcatcaccaccgaTACCTCGCCCTCGGGCACCAAGAAGACCCGGCAGTATCTCAATTCTCCACCATCCCCAGGGGTGGAGGACCCTGCTCCCGCCTCTCCTAGCCCGGGGGTCTGCACTTCGCCTTCGGAAATCCAACTGCAGACCGCAGGAGGAGGAGGGCGTGGGATGTTATCCCCTCGCgcccaggaagaagaggagaagcgGGACGTATTTGAATTCCCTCTTCCTAAGCCCCCCGATGACCCATCCCCTTCCGAGCCGCTCCCCAAACCACCACGCCATCCCCCAAAACCACTCAAAAGGCTCAACTCCGAGCCCTGGGGCCTAGTGGCCCCTCCTCAACCAGTCCCACCCACCGAAGGGAGACCGGGGATCGAGCGCTTGACTGCCGAATTCAATGGCCTGACCCTGACCGGTCGACCCCGTCTTTCCCGACGTCACAGCACCGAAGGCCCTGAGGACCCGCCCCCATGGGCGGAGAAAGTGACTAGCGCGGGTCCTCTCTCTCGTCGAAACACAGCACCAGAAGCTCAGGAGTCTGGTCCCCCTTCAGGGCTGAGGCAGAAACTGAGCCGCATGGAGCCAGTGGAGCTCGACACCCCTGGACACCTTTGCCCTGATTCGCCTGAGTCCAGCCGCCTGTCCCTGGAGCGCCGCCGATACAGCGCCTCCCCGTTGACCCTCCCTCCAGCCGGCTCGGCTCCCTCTCCGCGCCAGTCCCAGGAGAGTCTGCCAGGGGCAGTATCTCCGCTAAGCGGACGGAGGCGGAGTCCGGGGCTGTTGGAGCGGAGGGGCTCGGGGACGTTGCTCCTGGACCACATCTCGCAAACGCGGCCGGGTTTCCTACCCCCTCTCAACGTCAGTCCCCACCCTCCCATCCCTGACATTCGCCCACAACCCGGAGGTCGGGCGCCTTCGTTGCCTGCCCCTCCTTATGCCGGGGCGCCAGGCTCTCCCAGGACCAAGCGCAAATTGGTGAGACGCCACTCCATGCAGACTGAGCAGATCCGCCTGCTAGGGAGCTTCCAGAGTCTAGGTGGGCCTGGGGAGCCAGGGCGCTGA
- the LIX1L gene encoding LIX1-like protein isoform X2 gives METMRAQRLQPGVGTSGRGTLRALRPGVTGAAAATATPPAGPPPAPPPPAPPPPPLLLSGAPGLPLPPGAAGSPAVLREAVEAVVRSFAKHTQGYGRVNVVEALQEFWQMKQSRGADLKNGALVVYEMVPSNSPPYVCYVTLPGGSCFGSFQFCPTKAEARRSAAKIALMNSVFNEHPSRRITDEFIEKSVSEALASFNELMTVFQLLHWNGSLKAMRERQCSRQEVLAHYSHRALDDDIRHQMALDWVSREQSVPGALSRELASTERELDEARLAGKELRFHKEKKDILVLAAGQLGNMHSSNC, from the exons ATGGAGACGATGCGAGCGCAGCGGCTGCAGCCTGGTGTGGGCACCAGCGGGAGGGGCACTCTCCGAGCGCTGCGGCCCGGAGTGACTGGGGCCGCGGCTGCCACCGCCACACCCCCTGCGGGCCCCCCGCCTGCCCCGCCGCCTCCCGCACCGCCCCCGCCGCCGCTGCTCCTGTCTGGGGCCCCAGGACTACCCCTGCCCCCCGGCGCCGCCGGCAGCCCGGCAGTGCTGCGAGAGGccgtggaggccgtggtgaggaGCTTCGCCAAGCACACGCAGGGCTATGGCCGAG TGAATGTGGTGGAGGCACTTCAGGAATTCTGGCAGATGAAGCAGTCCCGTGGTGCTGACTTAAAGAATGGGGCTCTAGTGGTTTATGAGATGGTTCCCTCCAACAGCCCTCCTTATGTCTGCTATGTCACCCTGCCTGGGGGAAGTTGCTTTGGGAGTTTCCAG TTTTGCCCCACAAAAGCTGAGGCCCGGAGGAGTGCTGCAAAGATTGCGCTAATGAATTCTGTGTTTAATGAACATCCTTCCCGAAGAATCACTGATGAGTTTATCGAGAAGAGTGTCTCTGAGGCCCTGGCATCTTTCAAT GAGCTAATGACAGTTTTTCAACTGCTACACTGGAATGGCAGCCTTAAGGCCATGAGGGAACGACAATGCTCTCGGCAG GAGGTGTTGGCTCATTATTCGCACCGGGCCCTGGATGATGATATTCGCCACCAAATGGCCTTGGACTGGGTGAGCCGGGAGCAGAGTGTGCCAGGGGCACTGTCTAGAGAGCTGGCCTCTACTGAGCGGGAGCTGGATGAAGCCCGACTGGCAGGCAAGGAGCTGCGCTTCCACAAGGAGAAGAAAGATATTCTTGTGCTGGCTGCTGGGCAGTTGGGCAATATGCATTCTTCCAACTGCTAG
- the LIX1L gene encoding LIX1-like protein isoform X1, whose translation METMRAQRLQPGVGTSGRGTLRALRPGVTGAAAATATPPAGPPPAPPPPAPPPPPLLLSGAPGLPLPPGAAGSPAVLREAVEAVVRSFAKHTQGYGRVNVVEALQEFWQMKQSRGADLKNGALVVYEMVPSNSPPYVCYVTLPGGSCFGSFQFCPTKAEARRSAAKIALMNSVFNEHPSRRITDEFIEKSVSEALASFNGNREEADNPNTGIGAFRFMLESNKGKSMLEFQELMTVFQLLHWNGSLKAMRERQCSRQEVLAHYSHRALDDDIRHQMALDWVSREQSVPGALSRELASTERELDEARLAGKELRFHKEKKDILVLAAGQLGNMHSSNC comes from the exons ATGGAGACGATGCGAGCGCAGCGGCTGCAGCCTGGTGTGGGCACCAGCGGGAGGGGCACTCTCCGAGCGCTGCGGCCCGGAGTGACTGGGGCCGCGGCTGCCACCGCCACACCCCCTGCGGGCCCCCCGCCTGCCCCGCCGCCTCCCGCACCGCCCCCGCCGCCGCTGCTCCTGTCTGGGGCCCCAGGACTACCCCTGCCCCCCGGCGCCGCCGGCAGCCCGGCAGTGCTGCGAGAGGccgtggaggccgtggtgaggaGCTTCGCCAAGCACACGCAGGGCTATGGCCGAG TGAATGTGGTGGAGGCACTTCAGGAATTCTGGCAGATGAAGCAGTCCCGTGGTGCTGACTTAAAGAATGGGGCTCTAGTGGTTTATGAGATGGTTCCCTCCAACAGCCCTCCTTATGTCTGCTATGTCACCCTGCCTGGGGGAAGTTGCTTTGGGAGTTTCCAG TTTTGCCCCACAAAAGCTGAGGCCCGGAGGAGTGCTGCAAAGATTGCGCTAATGAATTCTGTGTTTAATGAACATCCTTCCCGAAGAATCACTGATGAGTTTATCGAGAAGAGTGTCTCTGAGGCCCTGGCATCTTTCAAT GGCAACAGGGAGGAAGCTGACAACCCAAATACAGGGATTGGTGCCTTCCGATTCATGCTGGAATCCAACAAGGGCAAATCAATGTTGGAGTTCCAG GAGCTAATGACAGTTTTTCAACTGCTACACTGGAATGGCAGCCTTAAGGCCATGAGGGAACGACAATGCTCTCGGCAG GAGGTGTTGGCTCATTATTCGCACCGGGCCCTGGATGATGATATTCGCCACCAAATGGCCTTGGACTGGGTGAGCCGGGAGCAGAGTGTGCCAGGGGCACTGTCTAGAGAGCTGGCCTCTACTGAGCGGGAGCTGGATGAAGCCCGACTGGCAGGCAAGGAGCTGCGCTTCCACAAGGAGAAGAAAGATATTCTTGTGCTGGCTGCTGGGCAGTTGGGCAATATGCATTCTTCCAACTGCTAG